The following proteins come from a genomic window of Bradyrhizobium paxllaeri:
- the recQ gene encoding DNA helicase RecQ — MSSSAVLPRDNAPDALSVLNSVFGLPAFRGAQEEIVRHVTSGGNCLVLMPTGGGKSLCYQLPSLLREGCGIVVSPLIALMRDQVAGLLEAGVNAAVLNSTLSFDEASEVERRLLAGDLDLLYVAPERLLTPRCLSLLGQANIALFAIDEAHCVSQWGHDFRPEYIGLSAIAERFPDVPRIALTATADAMTRKEIVTRLGLAGAPSFISSFDRPNIRYEIVEKQNAPAQLKAFISERHAGDAGIVYCLSRAKVEDTAHALSSAGIQALPYHAGLDAGVRARNQDRFINEDGVVIVATIAFGMGIDKPDVRFVAHLDLPKSIEAYYQETGRAGRDGKDSSAWMAYGLSDIVQQRRMIDESTASDAFKRVSIGKLDALVALAETAGCRRSRLLGYFGEEVTGSNCGNCDNCLSPPQLRDGKVAAQKLLSCAYRTGQRFGAMHLIDVLVGRLTEKVTQFNHDKLSVFGIGRDLNEKQWRAVIRQLVAMGHLRADSEAFNALKLTESARGVLKGETEIMLREAAPGTRIRVNRAKSRRGDLAPRAETKPADAPLQAALRAWRAEIARQRSVPAYVVLHDSTIDGIAAARPMTLNELRNIPGIGDKKLEHYGDELLALVRSADA, encoded by the coding sequence GGCAGTTCTTCCCCGTGACAATGCCCCCGATGCGCTGTCGGTGCTGAACTCCGTGTTCGGCCTGCCGGCCTTTCGCGGCGCGCAGGAGGAAATCGTCCGGCACGTGACCAGTGGCGGCAATTGCCTGGTGCTGATGCCGACCGGTGGCGGCAAGTCGCTGTGCTATCAACTGCCATCGCTGTTGCGCGAGGGCTGCGGCATCGTGGTGTCGCCGCTGATTGCGCTGATGCGCGACCAGGTCGCGGGCCTGCTGGAAGCCGGCGTCAACGCGGCGGTGCTGAACTCGACGCTGTCGTTCGACGAGGCCTCGGAAGTCGAGCGGCGGCTGCTGGCGGGCGACCTCGACCTGCTCTATGTCGCGCCCGAGCGGCTCCTGACGCCGCGCTGCCTGTCCCTGCTCGGACAAGCCAACATCGCGCTGTTTGCGATCGACGAGGCACATTGCGTGTCGCAATGGGGGCATGATTTCCGCCCCGAGTATATCGGCCTGTCGGCGATTGCGGAGCGCTTTCCGGACGTGCCGCGCATCGCGCTGACGGCGACTGCCGACGCGATGACGCGCAAGGAGATCGTGACGCGGCTTGGACTTGCCGGCGCGCCGAGCTTCATCTCGAGCTTCGATCGCCCGAATATCCGCTACGAGATCGTCGAGAAGCAAAACGCCCCGGCCCAGCTCAAAGCCTTCATCAGCGAACGCCATGCCGGCGATGCCGGCATCGTCTACTGCCTGTCGCGCGCCAAGGTCGAGGACACCGCACACGCGCTGAGCAGCGCCGGCATCCAGGCCCTGCCCTATCACGCCGGCCTCGACGCCGGCGTGCGTGCCCGCAACCAGGACCGCTTCATCAACGAGGACGGCGTCGTCATCGTCGCCACCATCGCCTTCGGCATGGGCATCGACAAGCCGGACGTGCGCTTTGTCGCGCATCTCGATCTGCCGAAGAGCATCGAGGCCTATTACCAGGAGACCGGCCGCGCCGGGCGCGACGGCAAAGACTCCAGCGCCTGGATGGCCTATGGCCTCTCCGACATCGTGCAGCAGCGCCGCATGATCGACGAATCCACCGCATCAGATGCATTCAAGCGCGTGTCGATCGGCAAGCTCGATGCGCTGGTGGCGCTGGCGGAAACCGCCGGCTGCCGCCGCAGCCGCCTGCTCGGTTATTTCGGCGAGGAAGTCACAGGCAGCAACTGCGGCAATTGCGACAACTGCCTGTCGCCGCCGCAGCTCCGCGACGGCAAGGTCGCCGCGCAAAAATTGTTGTCCTGCGCTTACCGCACCGGGCAGCGGTTCGGCGCCATGCACCTGATCGACGTGCTGGTCGGGCGCCTGACCGAGAAGGTCACGCAGTTCAACCACGACAAGCTGTCCGTGTTCGGCATCGGCCGCGATCTCAACGAGAAACAATGGCGCGCCGTGATCCGCCAGTTGGTCGCCATGGGCCATCTGCGCGCCGACAGCGAGGCGTTCAACGCGCTGAAGCTGACCGAGAGCGCGCGCGGCGTCCTCAAGGGCGAGACCGAGATCATGCTGCGCGAGGCGGCGCCGGGCACGCGCATCCGCGTCAACCGCGCCAAATCAAGGCGCGGCGATCTGGCGCCGCGCGCCGAGACCAAGCCCGCCGATGCTCCCCTGCAGGCTGCGTTGCGGGCATGGCGCGCCGAGATCGCACGCCAGCGAAGCGTGCCGGCCTATGTCGTGCTGCACGATTCGACCATCGACGGCATCGCCGCCGCACGCCCAATGACGCTCAACGAACTCCGGAATATCCCCGGCATCGGCGACAAGAAGCTCGAGCATTACGGCGACGAATTGCTCGCGCTGGTGCGCTCGGCGGACGCTTGA
- a CDS encoding 1-aminocyclopropane-1-carboxylate deaminase: MLEKFERYPLTFGPTHIEKLERLSQHLGGKVELYAKREDCNSGLAFGGNKLRKLEYIIPDAIASNADTLVSIGGVQSNHTRMVAAVAAKIGMKCRLVQESWVPHEDAVYDRVGNILLSRVMGADVRLVDEGFDIGIRQSWEEAIADVKAKGGKPYAIPAGASVHKYGGLGYVGFAEEVRAQEKELGFAFDYIVVCTVTGSTHAGMLVGFAKDGRERKVIGIDASFTPAQTKAQVLDIARNTAKLVELGRDLVEDDVVLIEDYAYPAYGVPSEETKEAIRLCARLEGMITDPVYEGKSMQGMIDLVNKGYFPKGSKVLYAHLGGAPAINGYAYTFRNG; the protein is encoded by the coding sequence ATGCTGGAGAAATTCGAACGCTATCCGCTCACCTTCGGGCCCACCCATATCGAGAAGCTGGAGCGGCTGTCGCAGCACCTCGGCGGCAAGGTTGAACTCTACGCCAAGCGCGAGGACTGCAATTCCGGCCTTGCCTTCGGCGGCAACAAGCTGCGCAAGCTGGAATACATCATTCCCGATGCGATCGCCTCCAACGCGGACACGCTGGTCTCGATCGGCGGCGTGCAGTCCAACCACACCCGCATGGTCGCTGCCGTTGCGGCCAAGATCGGCATGAAGTGCCGCCTCGTGCAGGAAAGCTGGGTGCCACATGAGGACGCGGTCTATGACCGCGTCGGCAACATCCTGCTCAGCCGCGTCATGGGCGCCGACGTGCGGCTGGTCGACGAAGGCTTTGACATCGGCATTCGCCAGAGCTGGGAAGAGGCGATTGCGGATGTGAAGGCCAAGGGCGGCAAGCCCTATGCGATTCCGGCAGGCGCCTCCGTCCACAAATATGGGGGGCTCGGCTATGTCGGCTTCGCCGAGGAGGTGCGGGCGCAGGAGAAGGAACTCGGCTTCGCCTTCGACTACATCGTGGTCTGCACCGTCACCGGGTCGACCCATGCCGGCATGCTGGTGGGATTTGCCAAGGACGGCCGCGAGCGCAAGGTGATCGGCATCGACGCCTCCTTTACGCCCGCGCAGACCAAGGCCCAGGTGCTCGATATCGCCCGTAACACCGCAAAGCTCGTCGAGCTCGGCCGCGACCTCGTCGAGGACGATGTCGTCCTGATCGAGGATTACGCCTATCCGGCCTATGGCGTTCCTTCGGAAGAGACCAAGGAGGCGATCCGGCTTTGCGCGCGTCTCGAAGGCATGATCACCGATCCCGTCTACGAGGGAAAATCCATGCAGGGCATGATCGATCTCGTGAACAAGGGTTATTTCCCGAAGGGATCGAAGGTGCTCTACGCCCATCTCGGTGGCGCCCCCGCGATCAACGGCTACGCCTACACCTTCCGCAACGGGTGA
- a CDS encoding Lrp/AsnC family transcriptional regulator — protein MAGRLDRTDLKILRLLQNSGRLTNAELAEMAGVSAATCHRRTQRLFDEGYIPQVRAMVAPRKVGKGALVMVGVVLDRSTPESFAAFERAIAQLKFVLDCHLVAGDFDYFLKIRVGDMEDFNRIHGEQLIALPGVRQTRTFFVMKEVVDNAPLDF, from the coding sequence ATGGCCGGCAGGTTGGACCGCACCGACCTTAAGATACTGCGTTTGCTGCAGAATAGCGGCCGGCTGACCAATGCCGAGCTGGCCGAAATGGCCGGCGTCAGCGCCGCCACCTGTCACCGCCGCACCCAGCGGCTGTTCGACGAGGGCTATATCCCCCAGGTCAGGGCGATGGTCGCGCCGCGCAAGGTCGGCAAGGGCGCACTGGTTATGGTCGGCGTCGTGCTGGACCGCTCCACGCCGGAGAGCTTTGCCGCCTTCGAGCGGGCGATCGCGCAGCTGAAATTCGTGCTCGATTGCCACCTGGTGGCCGGCGATTTCGACTATTTCCTCAAGATCCGCGTCGGCGACATGGAAGATTTCAACCGCATCCACGGCGAGCAATTGATCGCGCTGCCGGGTGTCCGCCAGACCCGGACCTTCTTCGTCATGAAGGAAGTGGTCGACAACGCACCGCTCGATTTCTGA
- a CDS encoding S1C family serine protease, which produces MLRRASPTDLFDQTGTGFLVSANGHLVTNAHVVQGCVGDIQGSLSGEAPAKLRLVSSDETNDLALLQVTGSFKDVARIRDKAIQSGDSVVAIGYPFHGLLTSDFTVTTGIVSSLSGILNDTRFLQISAAVQPGNSGGPLLASSGDVVGVVAAKLNALKFARATGNIPENINFAIKTGALRDFLDNSVVPYQISDAKAELKTTDIARNARAFTFLISCKARAKEKETAKN; this is translated from the coding sequence ATGCTGCGCCGGGCAAGCCCGACAGACTTGTTCGACCAGACCGGCACCGGCTTTCTGGTGAGCGCGAATGGCCACCTCGTCACCAACGCCCATGTCGTGCAGGGATGCGTCGGCGATATCCAGGGCAGTCTGTCCGGCGAGGCGCCCGCCAAATTGCGCCTGGTGTCGAGCGACGAGACCAACGATCTTGCGCTGCTGCAGGTGACGGGCTCGTTCAAGGACGTTGCCAGGATCCGCGACAAGGCGATTCAGTCCGGCGACAGCGTGGTGGCGATCGGCTATCCCTTTCACGGATTGCTGACGTCCGATTTCACGGTGACGACGGGGATCGTGAGCTCGCTCAGCGGCATCCTCAACGATACGCGCTTTCTCCAGATCAGCGCGGCCGTTCAGCCCGGCAACAGCGGGGGGCCGTTGCTGGCCTCGAGCGGCGACGTGGTCGGCGTCGTCGCCGCCAAACTGAATGCACTCAAGTTTGCGCGGGCAACCGGCAACATTCCCGAGAACATCAATTTCGCCATCAAGACCGGCGCTTTACGGGATTTCCTCGACAACAGCGTGGTGCCGTATCAGATCTCCGACGCCAAGGCCGAATTGAAGACGACCGATATCGCGCGCAACGCGCGGGCGTTTACGTTTCTGATTTCCTGCAAAGCCAGGGCGAAGGAGAAAGAGACGGCAAAGAATTAG
- a CDS encoding glycosyltransferase family 87 protein: MDLAYGGGHFEHRAGLRPPAVVLIPALAMSFYIWLILVTTIPYPGKIGLDYNTLGTDWMVFYGAIRSVLDGNAPLIFDGDRFTDYINTAFAGWLSAPLEFRPWAYPPSFLLILLPFAPLGFFGSYVAFQIVTAAVLVVALRAFAANSLPSGALLAAVLICPASAINVINGQAVFLVAALIVGGFALLERRPYLAGLVLGLLTFKPQFCILVPIALVAAGQWRALLASGLSALVMMIASGLIFGWDLWLRWLPLIIENLVSPNEKWIEYGRMWGHSVYTCAVLLGAPQQLASWAQLLATLGAAISVVVAFRSRLGVRDKIAVFLAATVLAAPHSGPYDGTLLVIAAAFWLMARAAPLPLWCWTLAFMIWLLPMLSPPLVFPVGRTAPLFPVLLIGLLLRPAGPVEGVKAPVPAG; this comes from the coding sequence ATGGACTTGGCATACGGCGGAGGCCACTTCGAGCACCGGGCAGGCTTGCGTCCGCCTGCGGTCGTGCTGATCCCTGCCCTGGCGATGTCGTTTTACATTTGGCTGATTCTCGTCACGACCATTCCCTACCCGGGCAAGATCGGGCTCGACTACAATACCCTCGGCACCGACTGGATGGTGTTCTACGGCGCGATCCGCTCGGTGCTCGACGGCAACGCGCCGTTGATCTTCGACGGTGATCGCTTCACCGACTACATCAACACCGCGTTTGCAGGCTGGCTCTCCGCGCCGCTGGAATTCCGGCCATGGGCCTATCCGCCGAGCTTTCTCCTGATCCTGCTGCCGTTCGCGCCGTTGGGTTTCTTCGGCTCCTATGTGGCATTTCAGATCGTGACCGCCGCCGTATTGGTGGTAGCGCTGCGTGCGTTTGCGGCAAACAGCCTGCCATCGGGTGCCCTGCTCGCGGCCGTACTAATTTGTCCGGCGTCGGCCATCAATGTGATCAACGGTCAGGCCGTCTTTCTGGTCGCAGCCCTGATCGTCGGCGGGTTCGCCCTTCTGGAACGGCGGCCTTATCTCGCCGGTTTGGTGCTGGGGCTGCTGACGTTCAAGCCTCAATTCTGCATCCTGGTCCCGATCGCACTCGTCGCGGCCGGGCAATGGCGCGCGCTTTTGGCGTCGGGCCTGTCTGCGCTCGTCATGATGATCGCGAGCGGACTGATTTTCGGATGGGACCTGTGGCTGCGCTGGCTTCCCCTCATTATCGAAAATCTCGTCAGCCCGAACGAGAAGTGGATCGAGTACGGCCGCATGTGGGGCCACAGCGTCTATACCTGCGCGGTTCTGCTCGGCGCGCCGCAGCAGCTGGCATCGTGGGCCCAACTGCTCGCCACGTTGGGCGCGGCCATATCCGTCGTTGTCGCCTTCCGGTCGAGATTGGGAGTACGGGATAAGATCGCGGTTTTTCTGGCTGCCACCGTCCTCGCCGCGCCGCACTCCGGTCCCTATGACGGGACGCTATTGGTGATCGCTGCAGCCTTCTGGTTGATGGCGCGGGCCGCTCCCCTGCCGTTGTGGTGCTGGACCCTGGCGTTCATGATCTGGCTGCTGCCGATGCTGAGCCCGCCGCTGGTGTTTCCCGTGGGCCGAACCGCTCCGCTTTTCCCCGTGCTGCTGATCGGGCTTCTGCTTCGTCCCGCAGGCCCCGTCGAGGGCGTAAAGGCGCCGGTTCCCGCCGGATAG
- a CDS encoding Bug family tripartite tricarboxylate transporter substrate binding protein, which translates to MKPRVVRSALFTLLAVVSAMAGQAQAQSWPEKPITFIVPFAAGGGTDAFARPLAAQLDTQLGKRVLIENRAGAGGTVGASLASKAAPDGYTFFMGAAHHAIAPSLYPNLDYNFEKDFIAVALVARPPQVVVVNPDKVAAKTLAEFIAYAKANPGKLNYGSAGAGTTHHLAGELFKILTKTNIQHVPYRGAGPAMQDLIAGHVPVVFDGLGSSAAPVRAGQLRALAVAAPKRVPAFPDLPTAAEAGLAGYEVSTWYGLFAPKNTPPAIVEQMVKELQKAMQTPAIKEAWERNGSDVPDVTGPAFAKMVSAEVERWRKVVTEANVKLD; encoded by the coding sequence GTGAAGCCAAGAGTTGTCCGGTCCGCCCTGTTTACACTTCTGGCGGTCGTATCCGCCATGGCCGGCCAGGCGCAGGCCCAATCATGGCCGGAAAAGCCGATCACCTTCATCGTGCCGTTCGCGGCCGGCGGCGGCACCGATGCCTTTGCCCGCCCGCTGGCGGCCCAACTCGACACGCAACTGGGCAAGCGCGTGCTGATCGAAAACCGCGCCGGCGCCGGCGGCACCGTCGGCGCATCGCTCGCGTCAAAGGCTGCGCCGGATGGCTACACCTTCTTCATGGGCGCGGCGCATCACGCCATCGCCCCCTCGCTCTATCCCAACCTCGACTACAATTTCGAGAAGGATTTCATTGCGGTGGCGCTGGTCGCGCGGCCGCCGCAGGTGGTGGTCGTCAATCCGGACAAGGTCGCCGCCAAGACGCTGGCCGAGTTCATCGCCTATGCCAAGGCCAATCCCGGCAAGCTGAACTACGGCTCCGCCGGAGCCGGTACCACGCACCATCTTGCGGGTGAGCTGTTCAAGATCCTGACCAAGACCAACATCCAGCACGTCCCCTATCGCGGGGCAGGACCTGCGATGCAGGATCTCATCGCCGGCCACGTGCCTGTCGTGTTCGACGGGCTGGGTTCGTCGGCAGCCCCGGTCAGGGCCGGACAGTTGCGGGCGCTGGCCGTCGCCGCACCGAAGCGCGTACCGGCATTCCCCGACCTTCCGACCGCCGCGGAAGCGGGTCTGGCCGGCTATGAAGTGTCGACCTGGTACGGCCTGTTCGCGCCGAAGAACACGCCGCCGGCGATCGTCGAGCAGATGGTCAAGGAGTTACAGAAGGCCATGCAGACTCCTGCCATCAAGGAAGCCTGGGAGCGCAACGGCTCCGATGTCCCTGACGTCACGGGTCCCGCATTCGCCAAAATGGTGTCCGCTGAGGTCGAGCGCTGGCGCAAGGTCGTGACCGAGGCGAACGTGAAGCTGGATTAA
- a CDS encoding tetratricopeptide repeat protein, whose product MWEASRSRHSQPETSGRGELKSTAAYDPAQNREGSGMKFCASGGAATLLGLLLFGTLAAAQSPKKDDYLANIELCNGTGRMPLAARIDGCTALIESGQGKAALAIAYNNRGNAHAANGDFDQAIPDFDQSIKLDPTSAKAFNNRGAAYLKKAKYDLAIKSFDQAIKLNPNYGRAFANRAGVYLKKHEYDRAARDYDEAIRLEPNLEAAWSGRCWTRAILGSLQAALEDCNKVLQSLPNDAATHDSRGLIHLKMGRADAAINDFSSALRLDPKLASALYGRGLARLKSGDKTGGDADISAARTIQAGIDDDFTRYGVRNGN is encoded by the coding sequence TTGTGGGAGGCGAGCCGCTCGCGCCACTCGCAACCTGAGACGTCCGGGCGTGGGGAGTTGAAGTCAACGGCGGCTTATGACCCAGCGCAGAATCGAGAAGGCTCCGGTATGAAGTTTTGTGCGAGCGGCGGCGCCGCAACCCTTCTTGGTTTGCTGCTGTTCGGGACGCTGGCTGCGGCGCAGAGCCCCAAGAAGGATGACTATCTCGCGAACATCGAACTGTGTAACGGTACCGGCCGCATGCCGCTCGCCGCGCGGATTGATGGTTGCACGGCGCTCATCGAGTCCGGTCAAGGCAAGGCGGCCCTTGCTATTGCCTACAACAATCGGGGCAACGCCCATGCCGCAAACGGAGACTTTGACCAGGCGATCCCTGATTTCGACCAATCGATCAAGCTCGATCCAACTTCCGCCAAGGCTTTCAACAACCGCGGCGCGGCCTACCTGAAGAAGGCCAAGTACGACCTCGCTATCAAATCTTTCGATCAGGCGATCAAGCTCAATCCGAACTACGGCAGGGCATTCGCCAACCGTGCCGGAGTCTACCTGAAAAAGCACGAGTACGATCGCGCGGCGCGGGACTACGACGAGGCGATCCGCCTCGAGCCCAATCTGGAAGCCGCGTGGAGCGGACGCTGCTGGACCCGGGCCATCCTCGGCTCGTTGCAGGCAGCGCTCGAGGACTGCAACAAGGTGCTGCAGTCGTTGCCGAACGACGCCGCCACCCATGACTCGCGTGGACTGATCCACCTGAAGATGGGGCGAGCCGATGCGGCAATAAATGATTTCAGTTCCGCGCTGCGGCTCGATCCGAAGCTGGCGAGTGCGCTCTATGGGCGCGGGCTCGCCAGGCTAAAGAGCGGTGACAAGACCGGTGGCGATGCCGATATCTCCGCGGCAAGGACGATCCAGGCCGGGATCGATGACGACTTCACGCGCTATGGCGTACGCAACGGCAATTAA
- a CDS encoding FecR family protein, producing MCTHAITALVAGLALAAAGLFPGSAQAQRGPATPAVQDVASKPIGRVVVATGSVTIERAGAVVVQASTAGQAGQAKVGDLVYQGDAVATGADGRVGINFTDGTSFNLANNAHMVLNEFVYDPNGTSNSSLINLTKGTFTIIAGKIAKTGDMKVDTPVATMGVRGTTPRVEISDDGTVRFSTLIEEGKSKPAGKPAAPAAQQPERRAFPKSNLNICRGC from the coding sequence ATGTGCACGCATGCGATTACCGCATTGGTGGCAGGTTTGGCTCTGGCAGCGGCAGGGTTGTTCCCCGGTTCGGCTCAAGCGCAACGCGGTCCGGCAACGCCCGCCGTTCAGGATGTCGCATCAAAACCCATTGGAAGAGTTGTCGTCGCCACAGGTTCGGTCACAATTGAACGTGCGGGTGCTGTGGTCGTTCAGGCCAGCACCGCAGGCCAGGCCGGTCAGGCAAAAGTTGGCGATCTCGTCTATCAGGGCGACGCGGTTGCGACCGGCGCCGACGGTCGGGTCGGTATCAACTTCACCGACGGCACCTCGTTCAATCTGGCGAACAACGCGCACATGGTCTTGAACGAGTTCGTTTACGACCCAAACGGGACGTCCAATTCCAGCCTGATCAATCTGACCAAGGGAACCTTCACCATCATCGCCGGCAAAATCGCGAAGACCGGGGATATGAAGGTCGACACCCCGGTCGCGACCATGGGCGTTCGCGGCACCACGCCACGCGTCGAAATCTCGGACGATGGGACAGTCAGATTTTCAACGCTCATCGAAGAGGGCAAGAGCAAGCCTGCGGGAAAGCCGGCGGCACCTGCAGCACAGCAACCCGAACGAAGGGCTTTTCCAAAATCGAACCTGAACATCTGTCGGGGGTGCTAG